The Salvelinus namaycush isolate Seneca chromosome 1, SaNama_1.0, whole genome shotgun sequence genome has a window encoding:
- the LOC120050732 gene encoding serine/threonine-protein phosphatase with EF-hands 2, with protein MKAAVLIQRWYRQYVARMEMRRRYTWNIFQSIEYSGEQAQIKLYNFLGYLMDNFNPTSTERNLISHIFRENEVCRDTEWERHFCYKNIEVPEIYSGPRLIFPLTVEQVAAMVEAFRNKRQLHSRYVLQLLLETWKLLRKLPNISRISTCHSKEITVCGDLHGQLEDLLLIFYKNGMPSLERPYVFNGDFVDRGKDSIEILLILFAFLLVYPNDVHLNRGNHEDHIVNLRYGFTKEVLGKYKMHGKRILKLLQKIFSWLPLATVIDQKVLILHGGISNTTDLCLIARVDRHKYVSALRPPKKRTQYPVSQSSVDLDMEDDLSGTKNNQRRVSLIKANSFGPRDGFQRRSLQDFSGRVPRTVDEEIEVRRRQSGFIKGGFSHSQGDLNNLAVSSASQESTDTADTTVEEWKQILDLLWSDPMSQNGCIPNEVRGGGCYWGPDVTQDFLDRHNMQLIIRSHECKQDGYEFCHNRRVLTLFSASNYYEVGSNRGAYVKLGPDLVPYLIQYQASSMTRELTLRKNVGKVEHSALKVLREQLFAHKSDLVSAFQEFDKDKTGVVSLNDWATAVESVLRLGLPWRMLRFQLATCKTPGGMLDYQEWFQELSIKEPQMEHIDQGLLETLYRHRATLETIFRIVDLDNSGFITMEDFRQTWKLLSAFLKMEITDEAISDLSVTIDTNQDGNIDIDEFMEAFRLTDKKSRLERGKSMFMGTTTDLTKLEGDPNI; from the exons ATGAAGGCAGCTGTGTTGATCCAGCGCTGGTACCGTCAGTATGTGGCTCGTATGGAGATGAGACGCAGATACACCTGGAACATCTTCCAGTCTATAGAATACTCTGGGGAGCAGGCCCAGATCAAA CTTTACAATTTCCTTGGCTACCTCATGGACAACTTCAACCCAACTAGCACTGAAC GCAACTTAATCTCCCACATATTCCGAGAAAATGAAGTGTGCCGCGATACAGAGTGGGAGAGGCACTTCTGCTATAAGAATATTGAGGTGCCAGAGATCTACTCAGGTCCCCGTCTTATCTTCCCTCTTACTGTGGAACAAGTGGCTGCCATGGTAGAGGCCTTCAGGAATAAAAGA CAGCTCCACTCTCGGTACGTTCTCCAACTTCTCCTGGAAACATGGAAGTTACTCCGAAAGCTGCCGAACATCAGTCGAATCTCCACCTGTCACAGCAAAGAAATCACAGTTTGTG GTGATTTACATGGGCAGCTTGAAGACCTGCTGTTGATATTTTACAAG AATGGCATGCCATCATTGGAGCGGCCATATGTTTTCAATGGAGACTTTGTTGATCGAGGCAAAGATTCCATTGAGATTCTCCTCATCCTTTTTGCCTTCCTGCTCGTGTATCCAAACGATGTTCACCTCAACAGGGGAAACCATGAAGACCATATTGTCAACTTGAG GTATGGCTTCACCAAGGAGGTGTTGGGGAAATACAAG ATGCACGGCAAGAGGATCCTGAAGCTGCTTCAGAAGATCTTCAGCTGGTTGCCCCTGGCAACAGTCATCGATCAGAAAGTGTTGATCCTGCATGGGGGCATCTCCAACACCACGGACCTCTGCCTCATAGCCAGAGTGGACAGACACAAA TACGTGTCAGCCCTGAGGCCTCCTAAGAAGAGGACACAATACCCAGTGAGTCAGTCCTCTGTGGACTTGGACATGGAAGACGACCTGTCAGGCACCAAGAACAACCAGCGCCGGGTCTCCCTGATCAAGGCCAACTCCTTCGGACCCCGGGATGGCTTCCAGCGCCGCTCACTCCAGGACTTTTCCGGCAGGGTCCCCCGGACCGTTGACGAGGAGATAGAGGTGCGGCGGAGGCAATCCGGCTTCATCAAGGGCGGGTTCAGCCACAGTCAGGGGGACCTCAACAACCTGGCCGTCTCCTCGGCGTCGCAGGAATCCACCGACACAGCAGACACTACCGTAGAGGAGTGGAAACAG ATTCTGGACCTACTGTGGAGTGACCCCATGTCTCAGAACGGCTGCATACCCAACGAGGTGCGGGGAGGAGGCTGCTACTGGGGGCCAGACGTCACCCAGGACTTCCTGGACAGACACAACATGCAGCTCATCATCCGCTCCCACGAGTGCAAGCAGGATGGCTACGAGTTTTGCCACAACCGCAGG GTCCTCACCCTGTTCTCTGCCTCCAACTACTATGAAGTGGGCAGCAACAGAGGGGCCTACGTGAAATTGGGACCAGACCTAGTGCCTTATTTGATTCAGTACCAGGCTAGCAGTATGACTCGAGAACTCACCCTCAGGAAAAA TGTGGGGAAGGTGGAACATTCAGCCCTCAAGGTCCTGCGGGAACAGCTGTTTGCACACAAGTCTGACCTCGTCAGTGCCTTCCAAGAGTTTGACAAAGACAAAACAGGTGTC GTGTCTCTGAATGACTGGGCCACGGCGGTAGAGAGTGTGCTCCGTCTAGGCCTACCCTGGAGGATGCTGCGCTTTCAGCTGGCCACCTGCAAGACCCCGGGGGGCATGTTGGACTACCAGGAGTGGTTCCAGGAACTCTCCATAAAAGAGCCACAAATGGAG CACATCGATCAGGGTTTGCTGGAGACCCTGTACCGCCATCGCGCCACCTTGGAGACCATCTTCAGAATAGTGGATTTAGACAACTCAG GGTTCATCACAATGGAGGACTTCCGTCAGACGTGGAAGCTGCTGAGTGCCTTCTTAAAGATGGAGATCACTGACGAAGCTATCTCGGACCTGTCCGTCACCATAGACACCAACCAGGACGGCAACATTGACATCGATGAGTTCATGGAGGCCTTCCGGCTGACAGACAAGAAAAGCCGGCTGGAGAGGGGAAAGAGCATGTTTATGGGGACCACCACTGACCTGACCAAACTGGAGGGGGACCCCAATATATGA